The following nucleotide sequence is from Streptomyces xiamenensis.
CGCGCCCGGCGGACGCCGCCAGGGCTGTCGGTGGGCCGGTCGGCCATGGCAGCGGCGCGCTGAGGGTGCGCCGGACGCACGCGTCCGGGGGCCCGTCCCACGGCGCCGATCCGTCCCGGGTCCGGCGTCCGACACCGGCCAGGTCCCCCCGCGTACGGGGCCCCACCCGCCGCCGAGGTCGCCGAAAGGAGCCGCCGGGGCCGGGTGGTGCTGTGCGCCGGTCAGGTCCAGTCGATGATCCGCCGGACCAGGCCCGTGACGGCCCGTCTGATCCCCCCGAACAGCCCCGCCGCCACGGACACATTGGCCCCCAGCACGGCCGCGTCCGCGCGGTACGACCCGGCGCGGCAGGTGGGGCACGAACGGGGCCAACGGCGCTTTCGCGCACCGCACTTCTTGCATGTCGCCATGTTCCGCCGCTCCCCTTGTTCCCCCGTCGCCGCAGGGAGGACATGCTCGCGCGGCTTCCCCGACCGACAGGTTCCGTCGGCGACGCGTCAGCGGGCCGCCTTCGCGAGATCTGTTTATCAGGTCCCGCGCCCCGGCGGGAACGGCCCTCTGACGCCGGGTGCCCCCGGGGACCGCGCCGACTGCCCCCGGGGGCAGTTGGCACGCGCCGTCCCGCGTCCGCGACGGGTGATCCACGGGCGGGTGGCCGGCCGCGCCCGTCAGCGGGTGTGTGAGCGGAGCCAGACCTCGCACGCCACCGTGGGCAGCAGACCGTTGATGTCGGCGACGGTGGCGTGCGAGTGCAGCGCGCCGCGTGCCCGTTCCGGGTCGATGAGGCCCCCGGCGGCGAGCAGCGAGGTGTCCAGGAGGGACCGCAGGGGGCGTCGCTGTCGGCGCAGCGCGCGGTGGAGATCCGCGTCGTACCGGCCCTTGGTCGTCCGGCTCAGGTTCCCGGGCGGGACGACGCCGTCCATGGCGGAAGTCAGCAGCGGCTTGAACCGCCCGGGCAGGTCCGTCTCGGTGGGCCGCGCCGACAGGGCGGCGGTGACGACGTGATCGTCGTGGTAGGGGGAGGCGTACGGGGGCCCGGCCAGGGTGGTGTTCAACTGCCGGACGGCGTTGCCCCCTTCCCTGATCAGGCACAGCACGAAGTGCTGCCAGCGGTGCGCCGCCAGCGACTCGGCCCGGCCCTCCAGGACGCCGCGCAGCACCGCGCGGGCGGCGTGCACCGCCTCGGGGGTGGCCCAGGGAGGCATCCGGGGCGGTGGCTGCCATCCGAGCCGGCCCAGCAGTTCGTGGGCGGGTGGCCCGTCCAGGTCCCGCAGGAGGTGGCGCAGCCACCGCCGGTATCCGGGAGGCGCGGCGACGGCGCGCAGTCCCGAGAGGGTACGGACGCGGTGGTCGAGACAGCGGCGCCGCAGGTGGCGCAGCACGTGCCCGGGGCGGCTCAGCGCCAGATCGGCCAGGTAGGGCGGCGCGGGGGTGAACAGTTCGTCCCCGCCGCCGCCCATGAGATGGAGCCGGGACCCGGCGGCTTCCGCGCGCCGCAGGACATCGCTCTGCTTGGCGACGTCCCGGACCCAGGGCACCGGCTCCTCCGTCCTCAGGCGCAGCGTGTCGATCCCGGCGTACCAGTCGGGGGTCCGCGGTGCCCCGATCACCAGATGGCGGGCGTCCGGCAGGGCGCCGGCGGCCCGCCGCGCCCAGAGCGCGTCGTCGTTGCGGGGGTCGGCGCTCTCCCAGCGCACCGTCACCAGCCGGGCCCCGCCCCGGGAGTCGGCGGTGAAGCACAGGCTGGTGGAGTCCAGGCCGCCGGACAGGTCGGCGCTGATGGTGCCGCCGCCGGCGGTGCAGGTGGCCACCGCGCGGGTCAGCGCCTGCCGCACCTCGCCGGCGGCCTCGCGCAGGGAGCGTCCGGGCTCGGGCGGGCTCCACCACCGCACCCTGCGCTCGGAGCCGTCCCGGTCCCAGGTCAGGGCGTCGTCGGGGCGGACCGCCGTCACTCCCGGCCACAGGGTGCGGCCGCCGAGCGCCGCCCAGGGCATCGGAGGGTCCAGCAGGCGGGCGGCCAGCATCTCCGCGTCCGGTGCCGCGCCGAGCAGGGCGGCGAGCGTGCCCGCGTCCGGGGCGGCGACCGGCACACCGTCGACGCGGGCGGTGAACACCCGGCAGGTGGCCGAGGCGGCGCCCCGTACCCATACCCGGCCGTCCACGGTCGCCAGCAGGTGGTAGCTCCCCGCCGTACCGGCGACCGCCGCCTCGACACCGGGGAGATCACGGACTTGGGCGATCCGCGCTCTCAGTTCCCCGGGGGTCAGCGCGCTGCGCCCCAGCACCGCCACGCGGACGCGTCCCACCCGCGCCGTCACCGCCGCGCTGCCGTGCCGGGCGCCCACCAGCCAGGGGCGCCCCGAGGCGTGCCGCAGGCTCCGCGCGCCCGGCTCTGCCAGGCGGTGCGCCAGGGCGGCGGCGGCTTCCGTGTCCGGCAGCACCACCCACGAACCGTTCATCAGCCCCACCGTCCTCCACGCGCACGCCACCCGGAAACCGCACGCGGTCCGTTCCGCGCCCGCGCGCCGGGACCGACGGACCGACGGGGACGGGACGAACCTGGGTTGTCCCGCCCCCGTCATCGCGACGATCGCTCTCAGCCCCACGTCTGGAACGGCGGCGCGCCCCCATCGGCGCGGGTGCCGAACCCCCCGAGGGTGACCTCGGTGAAGTCACCGGCCTCGGTCACCCGCGGCGGCTCGTAGGACTCCGCATCCTCCATACAGCTCACCTCCGTTCCCGGCCGAACATGGGGAATGTACGGGCCGCCCGGCCGAGCGCGGCCCGCAACGACCTCCCCACCGACGCCGGGCCCCAAAGCGCCGCCGGGGGCAAACCGCCGGGAGAGGTGGATCCGACGCCCGGACCGGGCCGGAGCGCCCCCGCCGCACGCCGCCCGCCCCCATCAGGCGCACGACCGGGCCGCGCGCCCCGCCCGCATGCCCCGTCAGAGAGCGGGGCGGCAACGGATGCCTCAGGCCAGGGACGTGTCGGGGGTCCGGGGCGAAGGCGGGGCCGTACGGGTCAGCGGGCCGGGCCGGTGGAGGAGCGCCAGATGACCTCGGTGAACGGCGCGTTCTCCTCGGGGGCGTCTCCCCCTTCAGTGTTGCCAGCAGTTGGCGGGCCACGCGGCGGCCGATGATGTCGTGGTCCACGAAGACGGTGGTGAGCGCGGGGGGCATGGCCGCCCCCACCGGGCTGTTGTCCCAGCCCGTCACGCTCAGGTCCTGCGGCACCCGCCAGCCACAGGCGACCGCCCCGCTGATGGCCCCCGCCGCCAGCAGGTCGTTGGCGGCGATCACGGCGGTCACTCCGCTGTCGGCCGGCAGCGCGACGACGGCCTCACGGGCCCGCTGGGCGAGCCAGTGGCAGTCGATGACGGCGTGCGAGGTCAGGCCCAGGCGCTCGATCGTCTCCAGGTACACGTCGCGGCGGCGCCGCGCGGACAGGTGCTCGTAGCCGCCGGCCAGGTGCAGGAAGCGGCGGTGTCCCTGCCGGGCGAGCCCGGTGACGATCTCGGCCATGGCCTGCGCGTCGGCCAGTTCACCGATGCTGCGCATGTGCGCGTCGTAATGCGGGGTGACCACGATCGGGGTGCCGCTGGAGGCCCGGCGGGTGTCCAGCGGCAGGGCGGTGAGCGCGAGCAGGCCCTCGTAGAAGCCCGAGTCGGCCAGTTCGAGGGCGCGTTCGGCCCGGGCCCGGGAGGTCCCGTCCAGGGTGAAGACCTCCACCCCGTATCCGGCCCGGTGCGCCTCGTCCTGGGCACCGGCGAGCATCTCCAGCGAGCTGACCGCCGTCCCGTGGGGAAGCAGGAAAGCCAGCCGCCCGGTGTGCCGGTTGCGCATGGCCCGGGCCACGAGGTTGGGCCGGTAGTCGAGTTGTTCGACGGCGAGGCCGATGCGCGCACGCAGGTCCGCGTGGACGGTGCCGTCCGCCTTGAAGTAGCGGGAGACCGTCTGGTGGGAGACCCCGGCCAGCCGCGCGACCTCCCGCATGGTCGGACGCCGCGGCGCCGCGTGTCCGCCCCCCGGGGGCTCACTGCTCATGGCGTTCCCTTCCGAGCGGTCACGGAGGAACATCTTGACACACGGAAGAACGCAAACCTACGGTTGAGTGACCGTTCACTCCGTGCCGGAGCACCTCGGGACCGTCCCGGAAAACGCTTCTGAACAGGTTGTCTCACTCATCGCTCCAAGGAAACAACTCCTCGGACTGGCGAGGCGGGTGAACGTTCACTTCGTCATCGCATCCGATCCCCGACCGGTACGGCGAGGGTCCCCGCGCGGCCACGCCGCGCCCCTTGCGCCGACCGAGACCGAAGGACGAGAACGGACCCATGAGCATCCACAGCCCCGTCGACCAGAACCCCACGGCGCCCCTGCCGGCGTCGAGCCGCAGCGCGACCCCGGCAGCCGGTGTGGTGCCCGAGTTCGCGCCCCCGCCGGCGGACCGTCCGCGCAAGCGCTACGCCGTGGCCGGCACCGGTCACCGGGCGGGCATGTACGTCTCCGCCCTGACCGGGGACCACGCGGACGTCGGCCACATCGTCGCCTGGCTCGACCCGAACCCCGGCCGCATCGACTGGTACGACGCGCAGGTGCGCGACGCGGGGGCCTCCGACCCGCGGCCCCCGGCCCTGCCCCGCTACACGCCCGACGAGCTCGAACGGATGGTGGCCGAGCAGAAGGTGGATGTGGTCATCGTCACCAGCCCCGACCACACCCATGCCGCGCTGGTGGAGCGCGCGCTGCGGGCCGGGGCGGACGTCGTGGTGGAGAAGCCGCTCACGACGGACGCCGAGGGCTGCCGGCGCATCACCCAAGCCGTCGCCGAGACCGGCCGCGATGTCGTGATGACGTTCAACTACCGCTACGCACCCAGGAACTCCACGCTGCGCGAGGTGATCGCCTCGGGCCGCATCGGGACCGTCACCGGCGTCCACTTCGAGTGGGCGCTGGACACCGTGCACGGAGCGGACTACTTCCGCCGCTGGCACCGTGAGAAGGAGAACTCCGGCGGCCTGCTCGTGCACAAGTCGAGCCACCACTTCGATCTCGTGAACTGGTGGCTGGACGACGTCCCCCGCCGCGTCTTCGCATCCGGCGGGCTGCGGTTCTACGGGGACGTCAACGCCCGCGAGCGCGGCGTGGGCGAGCGGCCCGAGCGCGGAACCGACGCCCCGGGCGACCCGTTCTCCCTCGATCTGCGCTCGGACCCCCGCCTGGAGGGGCTCTACCTGGACGCCGAGCACCACGACGGCTACCGCCGCGACCTCGACCCGTTCGCGCCGGGGATCACCATCGAGGACAACATGGCCGTGCTCGTCGACTACCGCGGTGGTGCCCTCCTCACCTACTCCCTCAACGCGCACAGCCCCTGGGAGGGTTACCGCGTCACCGTGAACGGCACCGCCGGGCGCGCCGAACTCGAAGTGGTCGAGCGCGGCTTCGTGGACCTGCCCGAGAACGGGGAGGCCGTCCTCGACCCGTCGGCGACCCCGGTCCCCGCTGCCGGCGAGGCGCTGCGGCCGGACGGGGAACGCCTGATCGTCCAGCGCCACTGGGAGCGGGCCGAGGAGGTCCCGATCCCGGCCGGCATCGGTGGACACGGCGGCGGCGACGCGATCCTGCTCATGGACGTCTTCCGCGGCGACCTGCGGCTCGCCCCGGACCCGCTGCGCCGCCCGGCCGGCTACCTGGACGGGGTGCGCGCGGTCGCCGTCGGCATCGCGGCCAACGAGGCCATGCGCACCGGGCAGCCGGTCCCGGTCGGCGAGCTGGGCCTGGGCACCGATCTGTAGCCGCCCCGCCCCTCCCTCGGGTGGGGGCGGTCAGGCGCCGT
It contains:
- a CDS encoding asparagine synthase-related protein — translated: MNGSWVVLPDTEAAAALAHRLAEPGARSLRHASGRPWLVGARHGSAAVTARVGRVRVAVLGRSALTPGELRARIAQVRDLPGVEAAVAGTAGSYHLLATVDGRVWVRGAASATCRVFTARVDGVPVAAPDAGTLAALLGAAPDAEMLAARLLDPPMPWAALGGRTLWPGVTAVRPDDALTWDRDGSERRVRWWSPPEPGRSLREAAGEVRQALTRAVATCTAGGGTISADLSGGLDSTSLCFTADSRGGARLVTVRWESADPRNDDALWARRAAGALPDARHLVIGAPRTPDWYAGIDTLRLRTEEPVPWVRDVAKQSDVLRRAEAAGSRLHLMGGGGDELFTPAPPYLADLALSRPGHVLRHLRRRCLDHRVRTLSGLRAVAAPPGYRRWLRHLLRDLDGPPAHELLGRLGWQPPPRMPPWATPEAVHAARAVLRGVLEGRAESLAAHRWQHFVLCLIREGGNAVRQLNTTLAGPPYASPYHDDHVVTAALSARPTETDLPGRFKPLLTSAMDGVVPPGNLSRTTKGRYDADLHRALRRQRRPLRSLLDTSLLAAGGLIDPERARGALHSHATVADINGLLPTVACEVWLRSHTR
- a CDS encoding lasso RiPP family leader peptide-containing protein produces the protein MEDAESYEPPRVTEAGDFTEVTLGGFGTRADGGAPPFQTWG
- a CDS encoding LacI family DNA-binding transcriptional regulator — translated: MSSEPPGGGHAAPRRPTMREVARLAGVSHQTVSRYFKADGTVHADLRARIGLAVEQLDYRPNLVARAMRNRHTGRLAFLLPHGTAVSSLEMLAGAQDEAHRAGYGVEVFTLDGTSRARAERALELADSGFYEGLLALTALPLDTRRASSGTPIVVTPHYDAHMRSIGELADAQAMAEIVTGLARQGHRRFLHLAGGYEHLSARRRRDVYLETIERLGLTSHAVIDCHWLAQRAREAVVALPADSGVTAVIAANDLLAAGAISGAVACGWRVPQDLSVTGWDNSPVGAAMPPALTTVFVDHDIIGRRVARQLLATLKGETPPRRTRRSPRSSGAPPPARPADPYGPAFAPDPRHVPGLRHPLPPRSLTGHAGGARGPVVRLMGAGGVRRGRSGPVRASDPPLPAVCPRRRFGARRRWGGRCGPRSAGRPVHSPCSAGNGGELYGGCGVLRAAAGDRGR
- a CDS encoding Gfo/Idh/MocA family protein, whose protein sequence is MSIHSPVDQNPTAPLPASSRSATPAAGVVPEFAPPPADRPRKRYAVAGTGHRAGMYVSALTGDHADVGHIVAWLDPNPGRIDWYDAQVRDAGASDPRPPALPRYTPDELERMVAEQKVDVVIVTSPDHTHAALVERALRAGADVVVEKPLTTDAEGCRRITQAVAETGRDVVMTFNYRYAPRNSTLREVIASGRIGTVTGVHFEWALDTVHGADYFRRWHREKENSGGLLVHKSSHHFDLVNWWLDDVPRRVFASGGLRFYGDVNARERGVGERPERGTDAPGDPFSLDLRSDPRLEGLYLDAEHHDGYRRDLDPFAPGITIEDNMAVLVDYRGGALLTYSLNAHSPWEGYRVTVNGTAGRAELEVVERGFVDLPENGEAVLDPSATPVPAAGEALRPDGERLIVQRHWERAEEVPIPAGIGGHGGGDAILLMDVFRGDLRLAPDPLRRPAGYLDGVRAVAVGIAANEAMRTGQPVPVGELGLGTDL